GAGATTCTTGCTTGTGTGTGGTGAAGGAGCGATAGGTTCCTGTAAAGACTCCCCATCCtacagaagagaggcggcaTCGACCGTGTGGCGATGTCTGGGGGGCCACTAGCGCACTGGTGGAAGTGAGTTTTTGTAACGCGTTTTCGTCAGGAGTTGAGTTAGTCTTTCCAAGTTTTGCCTTCATCTTGTTTAGACACTCTCTATTCTTGTGTTCGAAGGAGGTTTTCGTCCTGTTGTCGTGAATAGAGTCTACGAACGCTATCTCTTGTGACCGAGGATCATTTTCCCCGGCAAAAAAGTTGTGACGAGAGAAGATTCCTTCTTAACGTGGCTCGTCTCCAAtggaaagagacagggacAACAGGGAACGAGGACTCCTGTTTCATGGTGGTACCCAAGTGAATGTTTTCCATGTGTTAGATTTCTTAGTGAATATCGATTCCTGCTAGCGGGCCGCGTTTACCGTGACCTTGTCTCAGTTTCCGGGGCTGACACTCTTCCCCTGCGTGCCACACTTGTTCAGCGTTCCTTCACCATCTCTTCGAGGGCACAGAACAGACGATTCATAGATTCTTTTCCGTCCTCCATCGCTCCTCGACTTGCCATGTGCCACCTGCATCGTGATTTGGTCCACCTTCCCCGTGTGTTTTGTCTTGGaacggaaaaacgaaaaaacggTCGAAGCTGGAGGGACCCAGATTTCACCAGCGTACCTTTGCGACATCGGTATTTTGTCAGTTTAGGAGGTTAGGTAGGTGAGGTATTGCCCTGTTTTGAATGTACCGCAGGTGGCGAGGTGTACTGTCTTTTATTCCGGTGTTGTCGTGCTGACACCTTTacagggagaaacgcagaaaacggatGGCTGAGCAGGCAACAGCGAACGGCTGGGTTAGGCTGTCCTACACAAGAATTGAACAGAAGACGGTATGATGGCGGGACAGAACGAATCTGACCGTGCGAGTCGGCCACCGCTGGGAGGGAACACACAACGAAAtagagaagaacgaggcggAAAAGATGCTGAGGAGCATACACAAAACGGAGAGGTAGAGAACCGCCGAGACAGTGATGGGAGAAACTGGGATAAAACACATGAACTGGAAGAAGTCGGAGCCttgaacgaggaagaagctgttCTGGCAAGTGAAGATGGACGAGATCGCGTTGTCATCACGGCGCAGCCTCTACGCTTGGAAACAGTTTTCGCATTCGTCCAAAGTTCGTTCTGTGGAGCTACGTCTGTATTTGTCGGTACAACTCGAGCTACTTCAGCTCTGGGTACCTCTTCTGGTTCAACCTCGCGTACTTGTCTACGGGCGTCGCTTGCCCTTGCTGATGagccgtttccttcctcggcGTTTTGTgattcttcgccttcttcatcaGACAACATAGTCAACAGCTCACCTCGACATCAAACCAGCAAGGGGGCAATATCGGCCTCCGGCTCGTTTGTGCCATGCCAAAATCCGCGAACGAACTCTCCTGTCTCAGACGCCTCCACCTCTCATTCTTCCTTCAGTCAACCACCCGGTGTTACGTCTCAAATTCATCCGCATTTATCCCTCCCTCGCATCGCTTTTAGCTCTGATCCTCACATTGTAGATTCTGTGCACAGTCGGGCCTCCCCAGATTCCATCGCCTGTCGTCAGCCGTCACCGCCGTCCTGCCAGCTCGCAGAGTCCCAGCTGGAGAAGGGAATTGTGACAGAGTGCCCTTTAGGAAAAGGGGTGGAACTTTCGAGCtcgggagaaagagggaagtcCTCGAATGAAAGTGAAGTTACAGATACGGAATCAAATGCGAAAGACGTTCAAAGGGAAGCAGAGCGGCAAGCAGTGGAGGCGCTACAGGGCCACAGAGAAGGATGCAGAAACCAAGAGCAAGAGCAGCCGTTCCAGAGGGAAGATGATGAAGCGGTCTATGACGTTGTTGCTCTGGATTTAGAATGTTATACATCCATGGCTATCAAGGGTCTTCTTGCCATCTGCAGCACTGCACGACAGTCGTTTCCTCAAGTGGAGAGAATTGCAGTCTCTCATAGAAAGGGTCGGGTCGCTGTAGGAGATCCAGGTACGGGcattctgtcttttttcacGACTGCTGCTAGGCTGATTTAATTTGACTGTCCTCACTTTCCGTAGTGCGTAGCATTTTGTGTGTGCTGCTTCTTGTCCAGCGCGCGAAATCACTTGTAGATATAAATGTACGTCGATTTGCTTTCATGAATACGACAATATACGTAAGCATTTATATTGAGGCGTGTGCGTATGTGTTCTGCGAGAACGATGCGCGGCTACGTGCTAAAGTGTCACACGCTTTGTGCTGCACAAGAAAAATTCAATAGTACGAACTCACACTGTGTAGCCGATCATTCGCACCTAGAAGCTGCTGTCACCAGTTCTGAAAGGTATCCTGTGGAACGCCGGTCCGGTCCATGTCATCCAGTAACGGAGTGTAGTTTCCTGCTTTTTGTGAGAAGTGTTGTGGTGGTAGTAGCCACCTCACCAAATTGCACTGACCACATTTCAACTTCTCTACTGTTACTCACACAGCCCGGTGGTTGTCTTGCCATGCCACTATTTTTTTTCATGATTCTTTGTTCCTGCTGTCGCGTTTTGTGGCTTTTTCAGCTCTGATTGTCTGCACATCGTCGCCACACCGGAGTGCATGTATGGGAGCCTGCTCCTTGGTGGTCGAGCTCGTGAAGCATCATCTGCCGTTTTGGAAGGAGGAAATACTCTTGAAACGGGCTAAAGGGCATGATAAGCAGACCACAGGAAATGACAACTCGAGAGCGTGCAGGAGCATTGACAAGGGAGATGCTTTAGCTCACGGCATCCGCGGATTTAACCACTCATCGGATACGATCGAGTCAGCaacggagagacggagagttCCGGGTACATTCCTGCTGCCCCTGCCTTGTGTTCGTACTTCTCTATATCCGACGTGAGAGTACAACAGTggcagagaaggcgtttACGCTGGAGATAAAGCATACTGCCCACTCACTGTTTTTCACCCCTCCTAGGGTGTCGATTACGAAGCGAAATAGCTGTCTATGAAGTTCTTTCCTCGGCGATGTGGGCTTTTAGGATAGATTTATCGGGTGCATAGGAACGCCAACGCACGCATAGGCACACATCGCGGATTTCGCCGAACGGCAGGCCCAATGTGTCGCATTACTTAAGCAACAGGTGACTGGCGTCACTGCAGAGCCACTGAAGTTGACGATGAAACTGAACGTACTTGATCGAAAGGGGTTCATAAACTCGGAGAAATGGTTCCGTTCCACTTAGCTTCTTTTTAAGCTAGCTGGATAAAGACGCTCTGGACGTAGACGTTGTCAGCATGTACGAACAGGCTGCAACTGCTTAACACTTGGGAAATCTGTGGTTTGACCATTATTTCAAGGAGCTCCGTTCTTCAATACAGAGAGCTCCCCTGTTTATGTGATTAACTAGGGGACACGCGTCAGCCTGCTCAGTTCTCAGTTTTCCGATGAACTAGCCCTGTACTGTTGTGGAGTTGGGTCTCCTGACGGTACCTCACACTGGTCACTACAAAAATAGCAAGCATCGTACAGTGAATAAAGTGAATGGCTGTGCAGAGGCACGCTCCGTCTGTAAGACTTCACAGCGACCTCTCCATTCGTCATGCTTCTGGTCTGAGTACGTGGGTTTTACCCGGATTCGAGCCGGTATTCTATTCCTTTCTCGAGGTGAAGGCTAGAAGGGCGCGCTTGTCGTTGGCACGATGCCAGGGAGATCGTCGTTGTGCATCGCTATCTGTCTCTGATGACAGCGCTCTGAAGTGACAATGCGCCCCACGGAGGCGACGGGGGCACCGTGCAAATATCACAAGAGCTATTGACTAGAGGGAGACGGCGCAGGAATGTGCCCTTCATCTTCCATGTAGAGCGACGAAAACATCGGATAGCCTCATTCGTCATGAAGCGACCTATAGCTCCCAAAGATGGGTTTTGACGTAGACCTCGGGGAGAGGCAAACAAAGGGGTACGAATGAAATGCAACAGCTGGAACAGCACTAgtgacacagagaagaacaggaactCCTAATGCTTTGGTTCGTACCGGTCTTACACACCAGTCCCACATTAAGCTGTTTGGAGACTAATGGCTATCCCGTACAATCTCCACAGCCATCTCAACGAAACATGTCACATTAGCTCCTACGAGCACCCCATTGCTGGTGCCGCCATGGGGTGGGCATAGGAGCAAAAATTCATTGCTCTATCAACACTGGGTTTCATCCGATCCGCTGACGTGAGCGAAAGACGAGCCGCGTGTACCTTGTGGAACATATTTGTCCTGGGATCTTTCCTTGGCTACTTGGAGGATACTACGTATCTGATGTAAAACACTGAAGGGATTCTCTTAACTACACTTTTTCTTGCACTTTATAGGTTGTTTTATATTTCTTTCACGTATATGTATTTTTCACCTCGCATACAGGATACACAGTGGATGCCGCGCTCCTTCAACCCATTCAACAAGCACTTAAGGACTTATGGTGCCTAATTGACGGTGGAACTAGGCGCAGTATTTTTAAATCGCTGGCATCTGTGACACTCCGCTTCCAGCAGCAACATTCTACTGTTCGCCGGGTTATTCAAAGCTTCGTCATCGGAAAATCCTGGAGTGTTCAGTATCATCATATGCGCCACTATACGAAGGTATACATACGCTGACACGCTTTCAGTTGCATGCCAGCAGTTGTTTTGTCTGGCAcgccgtttctcctcttcaaGTCTGCAGGTGTATTTGCCACCGTAACTTCCACGAGTACCCAGTAAGGACAGGAAGATGACCCTATTCCTGTAACGACCCCGGTCCTTGGGCACAATTTGGTGCGGGTTGCCAACTGCTCTGCAACATGCAAAGTCAGTAGGTTCTTATTTTATGAGGTTTTTCTGTGCCGAACGCCAGTCGCTTCACCGTTGGAATAACGACGATGTTTACTGGAAATCCTTGTTCATCGTTGCTTCGTGGCAGGACGAACATCTTCGCGGCGGGTGATTTTGCCTTGATCAGGAAGGTGTCTGATCTCATCAAGACCCAGAATTATTTGCAGGTTACGAGTTTATCCATGCCCGTGTGTATCGCTCCTTTGGCCTGTTCGAACTGTCCATTCATCCAAACGAACTCTTTGTGGGAGCCAGACACGTTCGGGCGTGCTTTCAGCTTCGACATCGCCGAATTTATTTTCGTCGCAGCTCGCTCTAGCGTCCCCTTCGCACGTAAGAGGCGTTCTCGGGGCCGAACCTCTGTCGCGCGCTATTTCATCTTCGGAATGAGTGCTGTAGCCTTAATTGCCCTCGGCCAAaactctccttcgcctccaagAACTTCTCACGGTAGCGAAACTCTGTGACTTGCATTGCGACGTTTGAAGGAATTTCACCTCTCATTGTTCGCGCTCTCTTCAACCTTGTTTTTCAACCGCAaaagctcttcttctgcgctgGCTTTCACGCTCAAGAGGAATTCCTTAAGGCTTGATGACGATCGACGAAGTTGCTGCTTAATCCAAAGGTACTTTTTGGATTTGGGAATGCCTGTCACTTGTCTTTTCAGCTTTGAACCGATCGACTTCGCATGTTGTGTGCCTCGGCCGAGTATTCCCTTGATCCGCACGAACTCCTTTCTAGCGAGGATTCTAGCTAACAGATTGTCTGCAACGGCAACTGCATTTTTGCGTGCTTCCATCTCGGACAATTTCGTCAGTAGTTCCTGGCGTGTGCGCTCGAGAAGATCGACCAGAGCCATTATGTCGTCCTCACTAACAAGGTTGTCAAAGTCACCTGTCACGGGAGAcaccgcttcttctctgtgggcATCGACGTTTGGCAACCGCGTGGGTGTGCCGGAGaattccttctctccgcgcgTGTTCGCAGCATCTCTCAAAGCCGGGGTTTCCTCTCCAGCTGTGACTCGCGGCACACGCCACGACTGAACAAGCCCTAGTCCTGGAAGACAGATGGCTACGGTTACCCCGAAAGCTGCCAGTGAACCACGCATCTTTTTGAGGAGTGGACGGCCCCAACAATAGTCTTGGCCCTGCTAAAGGAGATCCAGGACGGCCCTCGAAAAACTCAAGTATGCCTTTGCGGGCGTAGGTCTCGGCAATTATCAAGCGCGAATGCAGGTGGCGGCCACAGAAGCCATGCACAGGCAAGGAAGAGTCCGTGGCAGAATTAGATATCTTGTAGGCGAGCTGTAAACTGCTCAATAATGGATGCTTTGACAAGGCGCCACTTAATTCCCGGCCGTAGACTGAACTGGGGCAATGCACCTAGCAGGGGACTGCCTGACAAGCGATTGGTACAGCACACCCACGTCTTCCGGAAAGTCAGTTCAAGATGAGCAAGGCATCAGTCTGTTGTGAAAAAGTTGGTAGATGACCGTGGAGGGTTCAGTGACGAGTTCCTCGATTGTAGTACAGAACGGGCACCGCCTACTCAAGTCTCGCAGAAAGTCGGCTCAATTTCTTTAACAAACTCCTCCGTGAATCTGCGAAACTGATGCAGACACTCTTCTTCCGTACGCGGTGTGTCAGAGCAGCATCAACAGTGCACAATCAAAAAGAGTCTCACTTAGAGGTATCGGAATCGGCGACTCGATCACGGAAGGTCCAGAACAAATTCAGCacagcagctgtctccttcattGACAATGCAAGACGCACTCCGGTTGTAAAACGATACTACAGGTAATGCCGTATACCTTATGCATGCTCAGATAACAGGAAATCCGGTCATTTTTGTGGCTTTAGGGAGTGGCAGCCAGCGAGGGACAAACACTTCTCCCGCTCCGAAGGGCGGTGCACGCCGGCCCGAGCAACCGGTACCCGCCAGCTTGTGCGCGCCCCCTAATCGAGCTGAGAGCGAGACAAATTCAAGGTTCCAAAAGTTTTCTCCAAACTTCGTCTGCTGTGTTCGAGCATTCCGTAGTCCTTTAGTACTTGTATTATCAACGCCTTCACAGATACCCCAGAttcaagaagcagagaccCGAAGACGTGAACAAACCTCCAGTGGGGACCGGGCTGCTGAACCCGTGGTCTCTTGGGCTCTCCGCCCCACCGtgcctcggcttctctgGATGTCTTTGTGCCTCATTCTTGCGCCTTTTCTCAAGCTTCGGCAAGCTTCAAGACGACTTTATTGGAGTACCTGAATCTAAGGAATGGCGACAGGGTCCCGCGTCCTTCTGAATGATGACTTTGCCGGAAGAGGGGGTCCTGTCCGCGTTGATGAAAGCACGATAGGTATTGTATTGGGCGCAGTCAGTCTGTTTGCATCTCTGTACATAGAACAAGGTGTTTTGAGTTGCGTCGGATAAAGTTTTCTCAGAAGTATCAATTTATTGACATGCATGTGATGGACGTTACAGAGAAAGACGTGGAAGCTATAAGGTATCGCACGTTGCAGCAGCAGGATAAAAGCACATCGTCTAAGCGGAAGCGATGGTTTTTAATATTGCCACCAAGCCTACGGTACCGACGGGACAAATCTCAATGACAAGGATAGTTCCTTCGGATGGCCACGGTAGGTTGGCATCTCCGATTATACTCTGGGCCCTATTCTCAACAGTAGACCACGCATATTCCGGTGATACGGCAACTGGATAATTCAGTCTCGTCGGAGGCACCTCCCTCCTATGTTCCCCTGTGTTGTCGACAGACAGGCATTGCATCAAGCGATTCTTTTCAGATCAAACTCAAATTCGGGTCTTCACAAGTGGGATCCAACCTGTATGCAGGCGACTCATAGCGGCGTCTTCGCGACGGGAGGATCTCCACTGGTGTTCAGCGCGAGTTCACTTTCAGTGACGTCACAACAACTCTCTGAGCCTCCAGCAAGCGTTTACTGTTGCGGCTAGTTCGCGTTGCTTAGCTTCGTTCGAAATAAACCGGAAGTTAAGGTGGCTTGGCAAGATAACAAGGGGAAGGAAAGCCAGTGAGCGAGGCACTATAAAAACCCCATCTCCGTAGAAAATGCTTCTGCTGTCAGTCACGACGTAACATGTACCACTGCCCTCAAGAATACATCAACCTTAACTCATTATGCGTTCCCGGAACAGGTGAAAAAGCAACGCAAATGCTCACTGTCACGACAAAACACACAATGGTTAACATTTCACCTCCGACTTCCGTCGGCAATGAAACGGCGAAGTATCACATTCCCGTTCTCCCTCAGTCGTTTCCAACAAGTGATTTTGTTCGTAAACAAATGGCTCGCATCCTCCGTCTcttgtctgcttttttaACTTGTGCGATACCGAGAGCTTGTGACGTCACAGCCCGCGCGTCCGAGGCTCCATCATCTACGCCTATGTCTGCCCCACAAGCCTGTCGCTGTAAACGTTCTATCTCTCAGCTGTAAAGCAAGCCAGAAATGGTAATGTACGACTGAAAAGGAGCTAAAATGAAGAGCGAGTCTCGTGgtcttctgcggcttctgcaCATCAGAAGCTCGGTCTTACGACGATTGGTGCTCCTCCTTGTCACGCTTGACAACGAAGTTCACAAGCCTGCTGGACGGCACATACACCACATGTTCGACTTTGTAATCTGGACGGCTGAGTCTTCGACAGACGCGCCAGTGCAGCTGCGCTGCAGCGATCGCTTTCTTTGCCTCAGAATCCTCCACACACCTTGTGCCCTCTGGGTTCTCCCtacgttttcctttttctgtaATGTGAAGAGAGCCGCACGATGCTGAAGCGAGGGATGGAAGTGGCAACGTCCACCCTATAATTTTTGCGTTTATTGCAAGTGCCACCACAGGAATGACGCATTCTCTGGGAGCCGGTCGTCGCGTTCGACGTTTCTTCCCCCGGGATCGAAGCAGAGAACCGAAGCTCTGTGCGCGCTCCTCAAAGAGTCTCTGCAATTCCCTCTCGCTAGTTGTGCTCTCGACGGCGTTTCCTATGTTTTCTTCAGTCCCTGTGCGGATTAATCCGCCGACGGCTTCTTCCGGGAGTTCCTGGTGGTGAACAGCCTCACATGCCTTGGCGGCAGTGTCGTGACGACCGTGTTCGTatcccttcgtctcttggATTTCTCCGGCTTTCTCGCCCAAAGCCTGAACGCGCCTACCGGACTTGTGCTGCCACCACGCCTCCCgatctctctccacttcggAGATTCTCTCCGTCAAGCCTGGTCCCGACgactcgtttttctgcccTTCCTGCGTTCTCTCACTTCTTTCACGCTCTCCGTTGGTGTCTCCCAGCCTCCTAGCGCTCTCGCGCACCGCCGCCTCCGGCGAGTTCTGCTTCACCTGCCTCTCGAGAAAGGATTTCTGGACCTGTTGAAGAAGCCGAAACTCTTGCAGAAACGCGTGGCGCTCGGCCCCTGtgcgcagacgaagaactccACGCctcggaagcagagaaagccgaCTGCGTACAATCGCGCTGCCGCTCACAGGCTTCTTCAGCTGGATGTACGCCTCGCCCAAAGGAATGGAGGCGACGGACCAGCGGGGCGGAGCGCGTTTTGacggcgcgcatgcacgcagcaTTTCTAACGTCAGCATCCCTCGATGGAACCGGGCTCCTTCCTGTTCCCGACCCTGGGTGTCCCCCCGTTCTGATCCTGGCGACGTCGCGAAGACTGCACCGACATCTTCCGCGTCCTGAAACCTCTCAGGCGCGTCCTGGCGTTCCACCTTCTTCCCGTCGCGACCCTCATCGCAGAGCAGACTCCTCACTGAGACGATGCCTCGACCTCGAACGCCACCCGCGAGTGCCGCAGCGAGCAGCAagctctccctctcgtcgAGACTCTCGGGTGCGGGTCTCTCTGAAGacgcctcctctctttccttccgcgTCTTGGCCTCTTCATCGATGAGCCTCGCGAAGCCGTGAGGcacgcgagaagcgaagatgGTTCGCGCGGTTGACACACTTGCGCGACAAGCTCGAGCAATGTCCGCGCTGGAAAGCGCGTTTCCCCACGTAATCccacaagaaaaacgcaagacAAGGAggtgaggaaggagagcaagCTCGACGACGAGGCGCCTCGTCGCAGGCGTGTACCTCCAGTAAAGCGGCTCTAAACAGAGTCCGGGGTTCGC
This Toxoplasma gondii ME49 chromosome VIII, whole genome shotgun sequence DNA region includes the following protein-coding sequences:
- a CDS encoding molybdopterin converting factor, subunit 2 protein (encoded by transcript TGME49_273350) — encoded protein: MMAGQNESDRASRPPLGGNTQRNREERGGKDAEEHTQNGEVENRRDSDGRNWDKTHELEEVGALNEEEAVLASEDGRDRVVITAQPLRLETVFAFVQSSFCGATSVFVGTTRATSALGTSSGSTSRTCLRASLALADEPFPSSAFCDSSPSSSDNIVNSSPRHQTSKGAISASGSFVPCQNPRTNSPVSDASTSHSSFSQPPGVTSQIHPHLSLPRIAFSSDPHIVDSVHSRASPDSIACRQPSPPSCQLAESQLEKGIVTECPLGKGVELSSSGERGKSSNESEVTDTESNAKDVQREAERQAVEALQGHREGCRNQEQEQPFQREDDEAVYDVVALDLECYTSMAIKGLLAICSTARQSFPQVERIAVSHRKGRVAVGDPALIVCTSSPHRSACMGACSLVVELVKHHLPFWKEEILLKRAKGHDKQTTGNDNSRACRSIDKGDALAHGIRGFNHSSDTIESATERRRVPGTFLLPLPCVRTSLYPT
- a CDS encoding hypothetical protein (encoded by transcript TGME49_273340~Signal peptide predicted by SignalP 2.0 HMM (probability 0.993) with cleavage site probability 0.815 at residue 24) produces the protein MRGSLAAFGVTVAICLPGLGLVQSWRVPRVTAGEETPALRDAANTRGEKEFSGTPTRLPNVDAHREEAVSPVTGDFDNLVSEDDIMALVDLLERTRQELLTKLSEMEARKNAVAVADNLLARILARKEFVRIKGILGRGTQHAKSIGSKLKRQVTGIPKSKKYLWIKQQLRRSSSSLKEFLLSVKASAEEELLRLKNKVEESANNER